A single region of the Parasphingorhabdus litoris DSM 22379 genome encodes:
- a CDS encoding EF-hand domain-containing protein, protein MKKTILFSSAVAMLVAGGVAIAAPGGGKGMMRADANNDNQVTRAEMTAALEERWTKMDVNQDGQISKADREARKAKRFAEMDANGDGGVSQSEMEAYRATRKAERFAKADVDGDGTLSQEEMQNMRGKRGGKGMGKRGGKGRLGRMMKRADTNGDQMISKAEFQAAAMARFDKADANNDGIVTAEERQAAREARRSARNKRGG, encoded by the coding sequence GCTGCACCCGGTGGCGGCAAAGGCATGATGCGTGCGGATGCCAATAATGACAATCAGGTCACTCGCGCTGAAATGACCGCAGCGCTTGAGGAGCGCTGGACAAAAATGGACGTCAATCAGGATGGCCAGATTTCCAAGGCGGATCGCGAAGCGCGCAAGGCAAAGCGCTTTGCAGAAATGGACGCAAATGGGGATGGCGGTGTTTCCCAGTCAGAAATGGAAGCCTATCGCGCTACTCGTAAAGCCGAGCGCTTTGCTAAAGCGGATGTCGACGGCGACGGCACGCTAAGCCAGGAAGAAATGCAGAATATGCGCGGGAAACGCGGTGGCAAAGGCATGGGCAAGCGCGGCGGAAAAGGTAGATTAGGCCGCATGATGAAGCGTGCCGATACCAATGGTGATCAAATGATCAGCAAAGCCGAATTTCAGGCCGCTGCTATGGCTCGTTTTGATAAAGCTGACGCTAATAACGATGGCATTGTAACAGCTGAAGAGCGGCAAGCAGCCCGCGAAGCACGCCGCAGCGCACGAAACAAAAGAGGCGGTTAA
- a CDS encoding response regulator: MTGQTHILLVDDEASLREPLAEYLTKQGFRVQQASDASEARSVMHAFNFDIILLDIMMPGEDGLSFCRHVREKTETPVIFISAKGEELERIVGLELGADDYVTKPFSPRELVARIKVVLRRTHNGNGIKVGNGSVYQFSGWTLKTDQRSLIDDEGVNVPLSSGEYQMLLALLSRAGQVLNRDQLLDITQGREAHAFDRAVDNQISRLRRKIEANPKKPEIIKTVWGGGYVLAGDVKTL; encoded by the coding sequence ATGACGGGACAAACGCATATCTTATTGGTCGATGATGAGGCTTCGTTGCGCGAACCATTGGCCGAATATCTGACCAAGCAAGGCTTTCGCGTTCAGCAAGCCAGCGACGCGAGCGAAGCGCGTTCGGTAATGCATGCGTTTAACTTTGATATTATATTGCTCGACATCATGATGCCGGGAGAAGACGGGCTCAGCTTTTGTCGCCATGTGCGTGAAAAAACCGAAACGCCCGTCATATTCATAAGTGCCAAGGGGGAAGAGCTGGAGCGTATTGTTGGTCTGGAACTGGGCGCTGACGATTATGTGACCAAGCCATTTAGCCCGCGGGAATTGGTTGCGCGCATAAAGGTTGTTTTGCGGCGTACCCATAACGGGAATGGCATCAAGGTGGGTAATGGTTCCGTGTATCAGTTTTCTGGTTGGACGCTTAAAACCGATCAACGGAGTCTGATTGACGATGAAGGCGTTAATGTTCCGCTTTCCAGTGGTGAATATCAGATGCTTCTCGCTCTACTTTCGCGTGCAGGCCAGGTGCTGAACCGCGATCAGTTGCTCGATATAACGCAGGGCCGCGAAGCGCATGCTTTTGATCGGGCCGTGGACAATCAAATCAGCCGCCTACGCCGAAAAATTGAGGCAAATCCGAAGAAGCCTGAGATCATCAAAACAGTGTGGGGCGGGGGATATGTTCTGGCTGGGGACGTCAAGACATTATGA